In Leptospiraceae bacterium, one DNA window encodes the following:
- the rpoB gene encoding DNA-directed RNA polymerase subunit beta, with amino-acid sequence MSAHTERKRVNFGKITNLDYLPNLIQIQQKSFDWFIQADVKDPSKRKNQGLEAVLRETFPIESPNNDIVMEYGHYILGDVRRNPQECKDTDSSYAVPLKAVIRLIIKETGEIREQVVYLGDLPIMTEQGTFIINGAERVVVSQLHRSPGIFFSFDPLKSVFSARVIPYRGSWLEFEMDNKNILVAKIDRKKKFPATLLIKALGVGTNEEVLRLFYTSSKYRIAGATPKELKKILGRRAIADVINYENGEIMLEAGSKINEDNIDILKEMKVKEVDLIEFPAGKDNVTIINCLEKDGVNDYEDAIKKFHLIMRPGEPSTIENAQAELKRLFFSPKTFDLGKVGRYKINSKFEFNNPKDFKNCTDRVLRPEDIKEAIRYLVMLISEAENYYPDDIDHLGNRRIRSIGELLSNQIKLGFTRMERVIKERMTVQEIEQQTPQLLISIKPITAVINEFFGSSQLSQFMDQTNPLAELTHKRRLNALGPGGLSRDRAGFEVRDVHYSHYGRMCPIETPEGPNIGLILSMSSFARVNDYGFLETPYRLVKSGKPQKQIEFLTADKEEYYYIAQASAQTDEKGDFKNKLISTRHRSDFPFRNPNEIQYMDLAPMQVVAVSTALIPFLEHDDANRALMGSNMQRQAVPLLVEECPFVGTGMEGRTAYDSRICVVAKKDGVVMKVDSSGVTVKEDGNKDPVYYPYVKYKKTNQGTCFNQRPSVSCILADEAGKITKVTKEKIELTSVDGEKFNYNLTSSGKEFTPTVKEGANVVKGANLAGQIVYGERFDDEGNLVQKGTILADGPAVDDGYLALGRNVLVGFMPWEGFNFEDAILISEKVVKDDVFTSIHIEEFEIQARETKLGQEQITRDIPNLSDKAFRDLDETGVIRIGAEVKAGDILVGMVTPKGETDLTPEYKLLHSIFGEKAKEVRDSSLRLPNGNEGTVIDIKRYSRDKGDDLAAGVEELVKVYVARKRKLLVGDKMAGRHGNKGVVSRVLAEEDMPYMADGTPLDVVLNPLGVPSRMNLGQIFETQLGFAAKKLNINFETPVFDGASESDIAEYCKEAGLPLNSKFKLFDGRTGEPFINEVFCGYIYLLKLAHLVDDKIHARSTGPYSLVTQQPLGGKAQFGGQRLGEMEVWALEAYGASHTLQELLTIKSDDMLGRARIYEAIVKGIHAIKPGIPESFNVLVQELRGLALDIVITDTAGQTVDIADLDDEYTRSKKNIKIETIENN; translated from the coding sequence ATGAGTGCACATACTGAAAGAAAAAGAGTCAATTTTGGGAAAATAACCAATTTAGACTATCTACCCAATCTCATACAAATTCAACAAAAATCTTTTGATTGGTTTATACAGGCTGATGTAAAAGACCCTTCTAAAAGAAAAAATCAAGGACTTGAAGCAGTCCTTCGTGAAACATTTCCTATAGAAAGCCCTAATAATGATATAGTTATGGAGTATGGGCATTATATACTTGGGGACGTTAGACGTAATCCTCAAGAATGCAAGGACACCGATTCTTCTTACGCTGTCCCTTTGAAGGCGGTCATTCGCCTTATCATAAAAGAAACAGGTGAGATTCGAGAGCAAGTAGTGTATTTGGGCGATCTCCCAATAATGACAGAGCAAGGGACATTCATCATCAATGGAGCAGAAAGAGTAGTTGTAAGTCAGTTGCACCGTTCTCCTGGTATATTTTTCTCTTTTGATCCTTTAAAGAGTGTATTTTCTGCGAGAGTGATTCCGTATAGAGGGTCATGGCTTGAATTTGAAATGGACAACAAGAATATCCTTGTCGCAAAAATTGACAGAAAAAAGAAATTTCCGGCTACTCTTCTCATAAAAGCATTAGGTGTAGGGACAAATGAAGAAGTTCTAAGATTATTTTATACATCCTCCAAGTATAGGATTGCAGGTGCTACCCCTAAAGAGTTGAAAAAAATTCTTGGACGAAGAGCTATTGCAGATGTGATTAACTACGAGAACGGCGAGATTATGCTCGAAGCCGGCTCTAAAATCAATGAAGACAATATTGATATTTTAAAGGAAATGAAAGTCAAGGAAGTTGACCTTATTGAATTTCCGGCTGGGAAGGACAATGTAACGATAATCAACTGTCTCGAAAAAGACGGGGTAAACGATTACGAGGATGCGATTAAAAAGTTCCATCTGATTATGAGACCGGGCGAGCCTTCTACTATCGAAAACGCCCAAGCTGAATTAAAGAGATTATTTTTTAGCCCGAAGACTTTTGATCTCGGAAAAGTCGGTAGATATAAAATCAACAGTAAGTTTGAATTTAACAATCCAAAAGATTTTAAAAACTGCACAGATAGAGTACTTAGACCTGAGGATATAAAGGAAGCCATTCGTTATCTTGTGATGCTTATCTCTGAAGCTGAAAATTATTACCCGGATGATATTGATCATCTCGGCAATAGAAGAATTCGATCTATCGGTGAGTTATTAAGCAATCAGATAAAGCTTGGCTTTACAAGAATGGAAAGGGTGATAAAAGAAAGGATGACTGTACAAGAAATTGAGCAGCAGACTCCACAATTATTAATTTCTATTAAACCGATTACTGCTGTGATTAATGAGTTTTTTGGCTCTTCTCAACTTTCTCAATTTATGGATCAAACAAATCCATTGGCAGAGTTGACCCACAAGAGAAGGCTGAATGCGCTCGGTCCCGGTGGACTTTCCAGAGACAGAGCTGGTTTTGAAGTGCGTGACGTGCATTATAGTCATTACGGTAGAATGTGTCCGATTGAAACTCCTGAGGGTCCAAACATCGGTTTGATTTTATCTATGTCTTCATTTGCAAGAGTGAATGATTACGGATTTTTAGAAACTCCATATAGATTGGTAAAAAGTGGGAAACCTCAAAAGCAAATCGAATTTTTAACTGCGGACAAGGAAGAGTATTATTACATTGCGCAAGCCTCTGCCCAAACAGATGAGAAGGGTGATTTTAAGAATAAATTAATTTCAACTAGGCATAGGTCGGACTTCCCTTTTAGAAATCCAAACGAGATCCAATACATGGACTTGGCTCCAATGCAAGTGGTGGCTGTTTCTACCGCGCTAATTCCATTCTTAGAGCACGACGATGCAAACCGTGCGTTAATGGGATCGAATATGCAGCGTCAAGCTGTTCCACTACTTGTAGAGGAGTGTCCTTTCGTAGGAACAGGGATGGAAGGTAGAACCGCTTACGATTCCAGAATTTGTGTCGTAGCTAAAAAAGATGGAGTAGTGATGAAGGTTGATTCCTCCGGGGTCACAGTCAAGGAAGATGGAAACAAGGATCCGGTATATTATCCTTATGTAAAATATAAGAAGACAAACCAAGGTACTTGTTTTAATCAAAGACCCTCAGTGTCATGTATCTTGGCAGACGAAGCCGGAAAGATTACAAAAGTTACAAAAGAAAAAATTGAATTAACTTCAGTAGATGGCGAAAAGTTCAACTACAATTTAACAAGTAGCGGCAAAGAGTTTACTCCAACTGTCAAAGAAGGTGCAAATGTTGTCAAAGGCGCTAATTTAGCGGGTCAGATTGTTTATGGAGAAAGATTTGACGATGAAGGGAATTTAGTTCAAAAAGGAACAATTCTTGCAGACGGGCCTGCGGTTGATGACGGGTATTTAGCACTCGGAAGAAATGTATTGGTCGGGTTTATGCCGTGGGAAGGATTTAACTTTGAGGACGCTATTCTAATTAGTGAAAAAGTCGTAAAAGATGATGTATTCACTTCTATTCATATAGAGGAATTTGAAATCCAAGCGAGAGAGACAAAGCTCGGTCAAGAGCAAATCACTCGTGATATTCCCAATCTTTCCGACAAGGCTTTTCGTGATTTAGACGAAACCGGGGTGATTCGAATTGGCGCTGAGGTAAAAGCCGGAGATATTTTGGTCGGGATGGTTACACCGAAAGGTGAAACTGATTTAACTCCAGAGTACAAGTTGCTCCATTCTATATTTGGAGAAAAGGCAAAAGAAGTGAGAGATTCATCTCTCAGACTCCCAAATGGAAATGAGGGAACTGTAATTGATATTAAACGTTACTCCAGAGATAAAGGAGATGATCTTGCAGCAGGAGTAGAAGAGCTTGTAAAAGTTTATGTTGCAAGAAAAAGAAAACTGCTTGTGGGAGATAAAATGGCAGGGAGACACGGAAACAAGGGAGTTGTTTCTAGAGTACTCGCTGAAGAAGATATGCCTTACATGGCAGATGGGACTCCATTGGATGTTGTACTCAATCCACTTGGTGTACCTTCTCGTATGAATCTTGGGCAGATTTTTGAAACTCAACTTGGGTTTGCAGCCAAGAAATTAAATATCAATTTTGAGACTCCTGTATTTGATGGGGCATCAGAATCCGATATTGCAGAGTATTGCAAAGAAGCTGGGCTACCACTCAACTCCAAGTTTAAGTTATTTGATGGTAGGACTGGAGAACCTTTCATTAATGAAGTTTTCTGCGGGTACATTTATTTATTGAAATTAGCCCACTTGGTGGATGATAAAATTCACGCAAGATCGACCGGACCATACTCACTTGTGACACAACAACCTCTTGGGGGAAAGGCACAATTCGGAGGGCAAAGACTCGGAGAAATGGAAGTGTGGGCACTCGAGGCTTATGGTGCAAGCCATACACTTCAAGAGCTACTCACAATCAAGTCTGACGATATGCTCGGAAGGGCAAGAATCTATGAAGCAATCGTAAAAGGTATCCACGCAATTAAGCCTGGAATTCCTGAATCGTTTAACGTTCTTGTTCAAGAGTTAAGAGGTCTTGCACTGGATATTGTTATCACAGATACGGCAGGGCAGACTGTAGATATAGCCGATTTAGATGATGAATACACAAGAAGTAAAAAGAATATCAAAATTGAGACAATTGAGAATAACTAA
- a CDS encoding 50S ribosomal protein L1: MKRGKKYKALKDKVDKTKVYPLSEAIDLAKATSYSKFDGSLEVATKINYKSLQNVRGTISLPHGTGKKVRVLVFCKGEKQNEAKSAGADFVGDMDLIEKVSGGWTDFDACVATPDMMKDVGKLGPVLGRKGLMPKPKAGTVTTDVVKAVNELKSGRVEYRPDKGGVIHLGVGKISFDSSKLLDNVKSVIAAIQKDKPSDAKGEYLKSFSVSATMGHGVKVDVKEIVNTVS; this comes from the coding sequence ATGAAACGCGGAAAGAAATACAAAGCTCTAAAAGATAAGGTGGATAAGACAAAAGTATATCCACTTTCAGAGGCAATTGATCTTGCGAAGGCTACCTCCTATTCAAAATTTGACGGTAGTTTAGAAGTAGCTACAAAAATCAATTACAAGAGCCTTCAAAATGTAAGAGGAACAATTTCTCTTCCTCACGGAACAGGAAAAAAAGTAAGGGTTCTTGTTTTCTGTAAAGGTGAAAAACAAAATGAAGCCAAGTCTGCCGGTGCAGATTTTGTGGGGGACATGGATTTAATTGAAAAAGTTTCCGGTGGTTGGACAGATTTTGATGCTTGTGTTGCAACACCTGATATGATGAAAGATGTAGGTAAATTGGGTCCGGTTCTCGGTAGAAAAGGACTAATGCCAAAGCCCAAAGCAGGAACAGTGACAACAGATGTAGTAAAAGCTGTGAATGAATTAAAAAGCGGGCGAGTAGAATACAGACCCGATAAGGGTGGAGTGATTCATCTTGGAGTTGGGAAAATTTCCTTTGATAGCTCTAAACTTTTGGATAATGTAAAATCAGTAATTGCTGCAATCCAAAAAGATAAGCCGTCTGATGCCAAGGGAGAATACTTGAAATCTTTTTCAGTCTCTGCCACTATGGGTCATGGTGTAAAAGTAGATGTTAAAGAAATAGTGAATACGGTTAGTTAG
- the nusG gene encoding transcription termination/antitermination factor NusG, giving the protein MALKWYVLQVYSGHENKVKANIEKLVSQNNLTEKISQIEIPTMDVAEMKNGKKKISKKKIMPGYVLIEMDMDDDLQFMIQSLPSVSTFVGPRLKGPEALTLEEVKNLFAEMGDVQSEEPVKPRLLFNVGDNLKIIDGPFANFNGLVDEIFPDKGRLRVKVEIFGRSTPVELDYLQVSKI; this is encoded by the coding sequence ATGGCACTCAAATGGTATGTATTGCAGGTTTATTCCGGGCATGAGAATAAAGTGAAAGCTAACATTGAAAAGTTAGTCTCTCAGAATAACCTGACTGAAAAAATAAGTCAAATCGAGATACCTACGATGGATGTTGCCGAAATGAAAAATGGCAAGAAAAAAATATCCAAAAAAAAGATAATGCCCGGGTATGTTTTAATTGAAATGGATATGGATGACGATCTGCAATTTATGATTCAGAGTTTACCTTCTGTATCTACTTTTGTTGGGCCGAGATTAAAAGGGCCTGAAGCACTGACTTTAGAAGAAGTGAAAAATCTTTTTGCGGAGATGGGGGATGTTCAGTCTGAAGAGCCTGTTAAGCCAAGACTACTATTCAATGTAGGTGATAATTTAAAAATTATAGACGGGCCCTTTGCGAACTTTAACGGTTTAGTGGATGAAATATTTCCAGATAAAGGAAGGCTGAGAGTCAAGGTAGAAATTTTTGGAAGGTCAACTCCTGTCGAATTAGATTATTTGCAGGTTAGTAAAATTTAA
- the rplL gene encoding 50S ribosomal protein L7/L12, whose amino-acid sequence MSAVSTENLLEQIGNLTLVQAADLVKAMETKFGISAAAPVAVAAVAAGGGSAAAAEEEAQVSVILKAHGDKKIDVIKVVREITGLGLKEAKDLVEAGGKPVKENISKDEANDIKKKLEAVGASIEVK is encoded by the coding sequence ATGTCAGCAGTATCAACAGAAAATTTACTCGAGCAAATCGGGAATCTTACATTAGTTCAGGCAGCAGACCTTGTTAAGGCAATGGAAACTAAATTTGGAATTTCTGCAGCAGCACCGGTTGCAGTTGCAGCGGTTGCGGCGGGTGGGGGAAGTGCGGCAGCAGCAGAAGAAGAAGCTCAAGTTAGTGTTATCTTGAAAGCCCACGGAGATAAAAAAATTGATGTGATTAAGGTTGTTCGTGAGATTACAGGCCTCGGATTGAAAGAAGCGAAAGACCTTGTAGAAGCTGGTGGAAAACCTGTTAAAGAAAATATTTCCAAAGATGAAGCCAATGACATCAAGAAAAAACTTGAAGCAGTTGGTGCATCGATAGAAGTAAAATAA
- the secE gene encoding preprotein translocase subunit SecE, whose protein sequence is MFNDSKGVSKGVSLKTFLQECKVELDKVQWPTREEVVNSTIVVLFTVIVFSLFLFFTDAIFLKALTWMWSFVG, encoded by the coding sequence ATCTTTAATGATTCAAAAGGTGTAAGTAAGGGGGTAAGTTTGAAAACGTTTTTGCAAGAGTGCAAAGTGGAATTGGATAAGGTTCAATGGCCCACAAGAGAGGAAGTGGTAAATTCTACAATAGTAGTTCTTTTTACGGTTATCGTTTTTTCTTTATTTTTATTTTTTACGGATGCAATATTTCTCAAGGCTCTAACCTGGATGTGGAGTTTTGTAGGTTAA
- a CDS encoding HD-GYP domain-containing protein, which yields MKLNVKDIKNGTILDGKVTDLEGNTLSPTKIVFTKEFREKLNDNKISEILYEPEIADKKEKLKEDETIDIILENYHFGIVSRESIQSSITSLRKVTFDFLRSQNSIDFYSCRFAVRDIYREIRNNPSALVNLMDIRSHDYYTLCHSINVGIIALNLAIKMGYNDEEVQLIGLGGFLHDIGKIAIPASLINKTGVLSEEEKRIMKSHPSHSKRIMENDKNINKRIVNMAYEHHERFDGKGYPRGISGDTLDDYSVIVALADVYDALTTVRSYKPAFSPEESIQVIETYTGTHFAPRIAEKFIHDIQSSIQSKNQLSKGFLVLLNTGEIGQIVDIVENPIGPEFTVSILSDPKTGKVKNTKIIRLAEDEKRKIERTLNPKEINLENYSLKK from the coding sequence ATGAAATTGAACGTGAAAGACATTAAAAACGGTACAATTTTAGACGGCAAGGTCACCGATCTTGAAGGAAATACATTGTCCCCTACAAAAATCGTCTTCACTAAAGAATTTAGGGAGAAACTGAACGATAATAAAATTTCAGAAATCCTATACGAGCCAGAAATTGCCGATAAAAAAGAAAAATTAAAAGAAGACGAAACTATCGACATCATCTTAGAAAACTACCATTTCGGTATAGTTTCCAGAGAATCGATTCAAAGCTCCATAACCAGTTTACGAAAGGTGACATTTGATTTTTTAAGAAGTCAAAACTCTATTGATTTTTATTCATGTAGATTTGCAGTCAGAGACATTTACAGAGAAATCAGAAACAACCCTTCTGCTTTGGTGAATCTCATGGATATTCGATCTCACGATTACTATACACTTTGCCATTCGATCAATGTAGGAATCATCGCTCTAAACCTCGCCATAAAAATGGGCTACAACGATGAGGAAGTTCAGCTCATCGGTCTTGGAGGCTTCTTACACGATATAGGGAAGATCGCAATACCTGCCTCTCTCATAAATAAGACTGGAGTTTTGAGTGAAGAAGAAAAAAGAATAATGAAAAGCCACCCATCCCATTCCAAAAGAATTATGGAGAACGATAAAAATATTAATAAAAGAATTGTAAACATGGCTTACGAGCACCACGAAAGATTTGACGGAAAAGGCTATCCGAGAGGAATTTCAGGAGATACCTTAGACGACTATTCTGTCATCGTTGCCCTTGCCGATGTGTATGACGCACTCACTACTGTTCGTTCTTACAAGCCTGCCTTTTCACCCGAAGAATCTATTCAGGTAATTGAAACTTATACCGGAACTCACTTTGCTCCAAGGATTGCAGAAAAGTTTATCCATGATATTCAGTCTTCCATCCAATCCAAAAATCAACTCTCTAAAGGATTCCTTGTTCTGTTGAATACAGGAGAAATCGGTCAAATTGTAGATATCGTCGAAAACCCTATAGGACCTGAATTCACTGTGAGTATTTTGTCTGATCCAAAAACAGGAAAAGTAAAAAACACAAAAATTATTCGATTGGCAGAAGATGAAAAAAGAAAAATTGAAAGAACACTAAATCCAAAAGAAATCAATTTAGAAAATTATTCACTGAAAAAATAG
- a CDS encoding 50S ribosomal protein L10: protein MNAEKKTQVAYLKERLEDKGNFILVSYSGLTVEDMEGLRRQFRSIGSELKVVKNNLFLRALKESSKHKERNIDFGESYKGPIAAVFSDEKLPEVAKVCKDFSKTNENLVVKAGFIDGELLDAKGVQSIAGLPSKEEILAQIAGGLNAPARSIAVGINQIMASLARGIRAVAEKNGK from the coding sequence ATGAATGCAGAGAAGAAAACTCAAGTAGCTTATTTAAAAGAAAGGCTTGAAGATAAAGGGAACTTTATTTTAGTTTCCTATAGTGGATTGACAGTTGAGGATATGGAGGGTTTACGAAGACAATTTCGATCTATCGGATCGGAGTTGAAGGTTGTCAAAAATAACCTATTCCTTCGTGCTCTAAAAGAATCCTCTAAACATAAAGAAAGAAATATTGATTTTGGAGAAAGCTACAAGGGTCCGATTGCAGCAGTTTTTTCTGATGAAAAATTGCCGGAAGTTGCAAAGGTTTGTAAAGATTTTTCAAAAACGAATGAAAATCTTGTAGTCAAGGCAGGGTTTATTGACGGGGAATTACTCGATGCGAAAGGTGTTCAAAGTATAGCGGGTCTTCCTTCCAAGGAAGAAATTTTGGCTCAAATTGCAGGAGGACTCAATGCACCTGCGAGGTCTATTGCGGTTGGAATCAATCAAATTATGGCTTCGCTTGCAAGAGGAATTCGAGCTGTAGCAGAAAAAAACGGAAAATAA
- a CDS encoding transglycosylase domain-containing protein, producing MDNSKKFFIITFLFISLFGGGFFGYILSEVDKGEELARLSTYQPTTPTRLYDINGISFAELFRHKQELLKYQDIPPHVINAFLSVEDNNFFNHFGIDFVAIARAALVNLIHFKIKQGGSTLTQQLSKAILQNSKRNFTRKFIEALLTLQIEEEYTKEEILEIYFNLIYLGHGSTGLSSAASVYFQKDVRDLDLAEGALLARLPKAPVKYSPFKNPEISKNAHLEVLKQMSANGYLPKQSVQKIHSDFWARYWPIVITQSPSSSTWGNRMDRAPYFTEYVRQQLEKELGEETLYTAGLKIYTTLDIRKQEIADKELHAALVKQDKIAYGANKSYVGGVDRELVDIYRSMGRIFPIADLDITRLDERANFRSQFEKELFDAGEILSILTPTENESAAMMEFRRQSAVFSENLHVEGAVITIEPSTGYIQVMVGGSKFTPKNQFNRAMQARRQTGSAFKPFVYGAAINERAVASGTGIMDAPLMTLTDDGQGWAPEDIEGGFKGMIPLSRALALSINIVSVQVYFRVGPDAIIDFVSKLTKINKNRLPAGPALSLGVPELTPYEMALGYAIIANKGRDVIPFSVRYVIDQSGNTVINKEIEVQRKLALETKDGSIQVIPEATAYILRRMLTEVAVAGTASSSLRDKEMGNYHGVAAGKTGSTSSYTNAWFCGFDPKYTTVFWMGFDKSTISLGRSQTASGTVVAPWGRIYRGFYDGKNYPKFGDEYGNDPAPPDVVNGATCAINGLTPRPGVCPLISSLSLKPIMIAGQYKGVPANRMCDGERDHMKSLDFREFLQQEYKISDDEIGKGRTDKYKVNTE from the coding sequence ATGGATAACTCTAAAAAATTTTTTATCATTACATTTCTGTTTATATCATTATTTGGTGGTGGATTTTTCGGATATATTTTGTCGGAGGTGGATAAGGGAGAAGAGCTTGCAAGATTGTCAACATACCAACCTACCACCCCAACCAGATTGTACGACATCAATGGAATATCTTTTGCAGAATTATTTCGGCACAAACAAGAATTATTAAAATATCAGGATATTCCCCCTCACGTAATCAATGCTTTTCTTTCCGTGGAAGACAATAATTTCTTCAATCATTTTGGAATTGATTTTGTAGCGATAGCGAGAGCAGCTTTAGTGAATCTTATTCATTTTAAGATTAAACAGGGAGGCTCCACTCTCACACAGCAATTATCAAAAGCCATACTTCAAAACAGCAAGAGAAACTTTACTAGAAAATTTATAGAGGCTTTACTCACGCTGCAAATAGAAGAAGAATATACGAAAGAAGAAATACTTGAAATATATTTTAATCTGATATATTTAGGGCATGGCTCTACCGGATTATCTTCTGCGGCTTCCGTATATTTTCAAAAGGACGTTAGGGATTTAGACCTTGCAGAGGGAGCGCTTCTTGCCAGATTGCCAAAGGCTCCAGTGAAATATTCTCCTTTTAAAAATCCTGAAATTTCTAAAAACGCTCATCTTGAAGTTTTGAAGCAGATGTCCGCAAACGGTTATTTGCCTAAACAATCCGTACAAAAGATTCACTCTGACTTTTGGGCGAGGTATTGGCCGATTGTTATTACCCAGTCTCCTTCGAGCTCTACTTGGGGAAACCGTATGGATAGAGCACCTTATTTCACTGAGTATGTTCGCCAACAATTAGAAAAAGAGCTTGGAGAAGAAACACTATATACCGCAGGACTAAAAATCTATACTACTCTCGATATTCGAAAACAAGAAATAGCAGATAAGGAATTGCACGCAGCCTTAGTAAAACAAGATAAAATTGCTTACGGTGCTAATAAAAGCTATGTAGGTGGGGTGGATAGAGAGTTGGTGGATATCTATCGCTCTATGGGAAGAATCTTCCCTATAGCTGATCTAGATATTACAAGACTCGATGAGCGTGCCAATTTTCGATCTCAATTTGAAAAAGAGCTATTTGATGCGGGAGAGATACTTTCTATTCTGACTCCAACCGAAAATGAGTCTGCTGCAATGATGGAGTTTAGAAGACAATCCGCAGTATTTAGTGAAAACCTTCATGTAGAAGGTGCAGTGATTACGATTGAGCCATCTACAGGTTATATTCAAGTAATGGTGGGTGGGTCGAAATTTACCCCTAAGAATCAGTTCAATAGAGCCATGCAAGCAAGAAGGCAAACTGGTTCTGCCTTCAAACCATTTGTTTATGGCGCTGCAATAAACGAAAGAGCCGTAGCCAGTGGAACAGGTATAATGGATGCACCTCTAATGACTTTGACAGACGATGGGCAAGGCTGGGCACCAGAGGATATAGAAGGCGGGTTTAAAGGAATGATTCCACTTTCGAGAGCTTTGGCATTATCTATAAATATTGTTTCTGTACAAGTGTATTTTCGGGTTGGACCGGATGCAATCATAGACTTTGTTTCTAAACTTACAAAAATCAACAAGAATAGACTCCCAGCAGGACCTGCACTTTCTCTTGGAGTTCCAGAGCTTACTCCGTACGAGATGGCTCTTGGCTATGCGATTATAGCCAATAAAGGAAGAGATGTAATTCCTTTTTCGGTGCGTTATGTGATAGACCAAAGCGGCAATACCGTGATTAATAAAGAAATCGAAGTCCAAAGAAAACTTGCTTTGGAAACAAAAGATGGAAGTATCCAAGTAATTCCCGAAGCTACAGCGTATATTTTAAGAAGGATGTTGACCGAAGTAGCCGTAGCCGGCACAGCGTCCAGCTCTCTTAGAGATAAAGAAATGGGGAATTACCACGGGGTAGCCGCAGGGAAAACCGGCTCTACCTCTTCCTATACGAATGCGTGGTTTTGTGGGTTTGACCCAAAATACACTACCGTGTTTTGGATGGGTTTTGATAAGAGTACAATTTCCTTAGGAAGGAGTCAGACTGCATCAGGGACTGTGGTTGCACCTTGGGGAAGGATATATAGAGGGTTTTATGACGGAAAAAATTACCCTAAGTTTGGAGATGAATACGGAAATGACCCGGCTCCACCGGATGTAGTGAATGGTGCTACTTGTGCAATCAATGGTTTGACTCCTAGACCCGGTGTATGTCCATTAATATCTTCTCTCTCTCTAAAACCGATTATGATTGCAGGTCAATACAAAGGAGTTCCGGCAAACAGAATGTGCGATGGAGAAAGAGACCATATGAAGTCCCTCGATTTCAGAGAATTTCTTCAACAGGAATACAAGATTTCTGATGATGAAATCGGAAAAGGAAGGACGGATAAATACAAGGTGAATACGGAATAA
- the rplK gene encoding 50S ribosomal protein L11 has product MAAKKVIKQIKLQVEAGKANPAPPVGPALGQAGLNIMEFCKQFNAKTQGQIGYKLPVVITVFSDRSFTFITKSPPAALLVKKALGIESGSGTPHKAKVGSITKKQLEEIAQMKMKDLNANDVNAAIKIIAGTCQSMGVSVEGVN; this is encoded by the coding sequence ATGGCGGCAAAAAAAGTAATAAAGCAGATTAAACTTCAAGTAGAAGCAGGGAAGGCAAATCCGGCTCCACCTGTGGGACCTGCACTTGGACAGGCGGGTTTAAATATAATGGAGTTTTGCAAACAGTTCAATGCTAAAACTCAAGGGCAGATCGGATACAAGCTACCTGTAGTGATTACGGTATTTAGTGACAGAAGTTTTACTTTTATTACTAAATCTCCACCGGCTGCCTTATTGGTAAAAAAAGCACTCGGTATTGAATCTGGATCAGGCACTCCTCATAAAGCAAAAGTTGGGAGTATTACCAAAAAACAATTGGAAGAAATTGCTCAAATGAAAATGAAAGATTTGAATGCAAACGATGTAAATGCAGCTATAAAAATTATTGCAGGAACATGTCAGTCTATGGGTGTATCTGTAGAAGGAGTAAATTAG